The genomic window TGCGAACAAGGAGTCTCTCAAACTTCTCGTCCGAGAGATGTTTCTCAACCGCCTGGCGCACGACCAGGCTCCTGGGTACCCTGAGCCGCTTTGCAAGATGAGCAAGCTCCCTCGCAAGGGGCTTCGGCAGGCTGAGGCTGATCACAGTCCTCATGTATTACAGTGTAGTGCGTCGACACCCCCCTGTCAAGGGCACCCATTTTCAATTCCGGGATGGGAGTGAATGGCAGCAGCCAGCCCCGCGAAGGCCTTCGGCTTCCTTCTTTCACGGCCCAGCCGAAGGATGCGGATCAGAAGCGGGATGGGTCAGGTGGGACGGGGGGCTGGAGGAGGAGGGCGAGGGGGACGTCCGGGAGGGAGGTGACGAAGGCAATGCGGCCGAGCCAATGATCGATCCAGCCGATTTCGGCGGGATCGCGGGAAAGGAACAACGTGAAGTGAGGATCCGGGGCCTCGAAGATTTCGAATGGGGCGCTCTCCGCTCCCAGTGTCAGTTTCGCCTCGGTGCTGAGGAGGTCGGGGGTAAGGATTTGGAAGCCGTGGGCCACAGGATTGGCAAGCACGAGCCGTGGCCCTTTCTTGGTAAGCCCGACGCTCACTGCTTGCGGCGCACCACTCACGGCGAAATCCACGCGGGATGTGAGGTTGGAGGAGATCCGCGTGACGGCACCCGACCCCGGCCGTGAGACGTAGACACTGCCGGATTCGCCGACCATCATTCCCGTGGGCTTCGAGCCCGCCGCAAAATCAAGGGATACGATTTCACGGAGGGGGTCCACTCCCAAAACCAAGACCCGGTCTTTCTCCGGAAT from Nitrospirota bacterium includes these protein-coding regions:
- a CDS encoding ribbon-helix-helix protein, CopG family; translated protein: MRTVISLSLPKPLARELAHLAKRLRVPRSLVVRQAVEKHLSDEKFERLLVRMRDHAAKRGIVSEEDVFKIVS